The following are encoded together in the Anopheles nili chromosome 3, idAnoNiliSN_F5_01, whole genome shotgun sequence genome:
- the LOC128723016 gene encoding palmitoyltransferase ZDHHC20-B-like, translated as MSVSHGNNYDYHRTTFDGERNERCVCCVRTMKWFPVLFIVSVIGWSYYAFVIQLSFFTVSSIVQRILFLLFYHVALVMFLWSYYQTVFTDIGRVPSRFRVPRTELDRIVRASNEDEQKHILETFAKELPVVTRTLNATVRFCDKCRLIKPDRAHHCSVCGVCVLKLDHHCPWVNNCINFTNYKYFILFLGYALLYCLYVAFSTIPFMELIWTGKIDGRFHILFLFFVSIMFAISLVSLFGYHCYLVLLNRTTLESFRTPIFRYGGPDKNGFSLGKLNNFQEVFGDDWRLWFLPVYTSLGDGMLFPTQSHHLASNSPHEVGSPVAPLTATTGGNPCSNGAVANGTVALDPVPQTVVLEHLDETKDSVGHRYQGQQPNVAMPLCANGLPRPETKENFVSTHPL; from the exons ATGTCGGTGTCCCACGGAAATAACTACGATTACCATCGGACGACGTTCGATGGCGAGCGAAATGAACGCTGCGTCTGTTGCGTTCGCACGATGAAATGGTTCCCCGTGTTGTTCATAGTTTCCGTTATTGGATGGTCGTACTATGCCTTTGTGATACAGCTTTCGTTCT TCACCGTTTCTAGCATCGTGCAAAGAATACTGTTTCTTCTCTTCTACCATGTTGCGCTGGTGATGTTCCTATGGTCATATTACCAAACTGTATTCACAGATATTGGTCGAGTTCCCTCCCGA TTTCGAGTACCACGAACCGAACTGGATCGAATAGTACGCGCCAGTAATGAAGACGAACAGAAACACATTCTGGAAACGTTCGCAAAGGAGCTCCCTGTAGTAACGCGTACGTTAAATGCTACCGTGCGTTTCTGCGACAAATGTCGGCTCATCAAGCCGGACCGAGCGCACCACTGCAGTGTAtgcggtgtttgtgtgctcaaACTTGATCACCACTGCCCATGGGTAAACAACTGCATCAACTTCACCAACTACAAGTATTTCATACTTTTCCTGGGCTATGCACTACTCTACTGTTTGTACGTGGCGTTCAGCACCATACCCTTCATGGAGCTTATATGGACG GGAAAAATCGACGGGCGGTTTCACATTTTGTTCCTCTTTTTCGTCTCCATCATGTTCGCTATTAGTTTGGTGAGCCTTTTCGGATACCACTGTTACTTGGTGCTGCTGAATAGAACAACTTTGG aaTCATTTCGCACTCCAATCTTCCGATACGGAGGTCCTGATAAAAACGGTTTCAGTTTAGGAAAACTGAACAACTTTCAGGAAGTGTTCGGTGACGATTGGCGATTGTGGTTTCTTCCGGTGTATACCAG CCTTGGGGATGGGATGTTATTTCCCACCCAGTCGCACCATTTAGCATCGAATTCGCCGCATGAAGTTGGGTCGCCGGTAGCGCCACtgaccgccaccaccggcggcaaTCCTTGTAGTAACGGAGCGGTTGCAAATGGCACCGTTGCGCTAGACCCAGTCCCTCAAACTGTCGTTCTAGAACACCTCGACGAAACGAAGGACAGCGTGGGGCACCGTTACCAGGGTCAGCAACCAAATGTGGCTATGCCTCTCTGCGCGAATGGCTTGCCGCGACCGGAAACCAAAGAGAATTTCGTTTCCACTCATCCCCTCTAG